In Sandaracinaceae bacterium, the following proteins share a genomic window:
- a CDS encoding TetR/AcrR family transcriptional regulator, with product MARPANADAHATRARILEAALRLFADVGRGETSIRDIAREAGVSLGMVNHYFGSKEALYETCVATMFAELAELRGHLAPLFLRTQDPRAAVAAAVRAAFQFACEHRDASRFALRGVLESGEIDPRRREELLVPYLDAASTLLAGYGGLEARALRLPLQSLVFLVGRYAISSANELAVSTGERDEAAARAAVADHLAEIALRTLLPPL from the coding sequence ATGGCTAGACCCGCCAACGCCGACGCCCACGCCACCCGGGCACGCATCCTCGAGGCCGCCCTGCGTCTCTTCGCCGACGTGGGCCGGGGGGAGACCTCCATCCGCGACATCGCGCGTGAAGCGGGCGTGAGTCTGGGCATGGTCAACCACTACTTCGGGAGCAAAGAGGCGCTCTACGAGACCTGCGTGGCCACCATGTTCGCCGAGCTCGCCGAGCTGCGCGGGCACTTGGCCCCGCTCTTCCTGCGCACCCAAGACCCGCGGGCCGCCGTGGCCGCCGCCGTGCGCGCCGCGTTCCAGTTTGCCTGCGAGCACCGCGACGCCTCGCGCTTTGCGCTGCGCGGGGTGCTCGAGTCCGGCGAGATCGACCCGCGCCGCCGCGAAGAGCTACTGGTGCCGTACTTGGACGCGGCCTCCACGTTGCTGGCCGGGTATGGCGGCCTCGAAGCGCGCGCGCTGCGCCTGCCGCTGCAGAGCCTGGTGTTCTTGGTGGGACGCTACGCCATCAGCAGCGCCAACGAGCTTGCCGTGTCCACAGGCGAGCGTGACGAAGCCGCCGCGCGCGCCGCCGTGGCCGACCACCTGGCAGAGATCGCCCTGCGCACGCTCTTGCCGCCGCTCTAG
- a CDS encoding 1-acyl-sn-glycerol-3-phosphate acyltransferase, with protein MLDLARLKRIRLTPEPLGQRLVGGILLHANYNVPPGNVRIEVEGLDRLPNEPVIFAMNHTDKYNYFPFQYHLWKKTGRLTATWVKGKYYESPSVGAFMEWTNQLPTVSRGYILARDFLSTLGRRPTEDEYEALRQWINDTAAVDRADGAKPTLPSLQPLLNTPRDILGRPFDPARESYAEAVNATYGAMMREFVGLHDKAFACGLDLLIFPQGTRSVPLTRGRIGLAQVALRYKKTVVPVGCSGSDRLYPGESPWAKPGRVVYRIGQPIPYGSLPDCTVSEPFEPFTPHAEHTHRAVFQRHVDHVMDRINELLDPEYQYGPDPDGGVLAGTERFL; from the coding sequence ATGCTCGATCTCGCCCGTCTCAAGCGGATTCGCCTGACCCCCGAGCCCCTGGGTCAGCGCCTGGTGGGGGGCATCCTGCTGCACGCCAACTACAACGTGCCGCCGGGGAACGTGCGCATCGAGGTGGAGGGGCTCGACCGCCTGCCCAACGAGCCGGTCATCTTCGCGATGAACCACACGGACAAGTACAACTACTTCCCGTTCCAGTACCACCTCTGGAAGAAGACGGGGCGCCTCACCGCCACCTGGGTGAAGGGCAAGTACTACGAGAGCCCCAGCGTGGGCGCGTTCATGGAGTGGACCAACCAGCTGCCCACCGTGTCGCGCGGCTACATCCTGGCGCGCGACTTCCTGAGCACTCTCGGCCGCCGCCCCACCGAGGACGAGTACGAGGCGCTGCGCCAGTGGATCAACGACACGGCCGCGGTGGACCGGGCAGACGGCGCGAAGCCCACGCTGCCCAGCCTGCAGCCGCTGTTGAACACCCCGCGGGACATCTTGGGCCGCCCCTTCGACCCCGCGCGCGAGTCGTATGCCGAGGCCGTGAACGCTACCTACGGCGCCATGATGCGCGAGTTCGTGGGGCTGCACGACAAGGCCTTCGCGTGCGGCTTGGACCTGCTGATCTTCCCGCAGGGCACGCGCTCGGTGCCGCTCACGCGCGGGCGCATCGGCCTGGCTCAGGTGGCCCTGCGCTACAAGAAGACCGTGGTGCCCGTGGGCTGCAGCGGCAGTGACCGGCTCTACCCCGGAGAGAGCCCGTGGGCCAAGCCCGGACGCGTGGTCTACCGCATCGGCCAGCCCATCCCGTATGGCAGCCTGCCCGACTGCACCGTGAGCGAGCCCTTCGAGCCGTTCACGCCGCACGCCGAGCACACGCACCGCGCGGTGTTTCAGCGCCACGTGGACCACGTCATGGACCGCATCAACGAGCTGCTGGACCCGGAGTACCAATACGGGCCGGACCCCGACGGCGGAGTGCTGGCCGGCACGGAGCGCTTCCTCTGA
- a CDS encoding class I SAM-dependent methyltransferase gives MHQGTEGDVDFYRSVCTGVKTALELGVGAGRIAAALAKDGVRVTGVEQDAAMIALGKRKHPSPRITWVQADMRALDLGRRFPRVLLPYNGLFTLPSDADVVACFEAAARHLTEDGYLVFDFWVADDFHREDTEADESGWDAAEEEREPVGSVRYRGRMHDVFESTTWTREQQRVDATYRYVPRDGGPVLVSEVMSRYVLTTQLDGLLAAAGLEVLVRHGGFDQSAWDEDCDRMIVTARRSPAAS, from the coding sequence TTGCACCAGGGCACCGAGGGCGACGTCGACTTCTATCGCTCGGTCTGCACCGGCGTGAAGACCGCGCTCGAGCTGGGCGTGGGCGCGGGGCGCATCGCCGCGGCGCTCGCCAAGGACGGCGTGCGCGTGACGGGCGTGGAGCAAGACGCGGCCATGATCGCGCTCGGCAAGCGGAAGCACCCTTCCCCGCGCATCACGTGGGTGCAGGCCGACATGCGCGCGCTCGACCTGGGGCGGCGCTTCCCGCGCGTGCTGTTGCCGTACAACGGGCTGTTCACGCTGCCCTCGGACGCCGACGTGGTGGCCTGCTTCGAGGCTGCCGCGCGGCACCTCACGGAGGACGGCTACCTGGTGTTCGACTTCTGGGTGGCCGACGACTTCCACCGCGAAGACACCGAAGCCGACGAGAGCGGCTGGGACGCCGCCGAGGAAGAGCGCGAGCCCGTGGGCAGCGTGCGCTACCGGGGCCGCATGCACGACGTGTTCGAGTCCACCACGTGGACGCGCGAGCAGCAGCGGGTGGACGCCACCTATCGCTACGTGCCGCGCGACGGCGGGCCGGTGCTGGTGAGCGAGGTCATGAGCCGCTACGTGCTCACCACGCAGCTGGACGGGCTCTTGGCCGCCGCCGGGCTCGAGGTGCTGGTGCGCCACGGGGGCTTCGACCAGTCCGCCTGGGACGAGGACTGCGACCGCATGATCGTGACGGCCCGGCGGTCCCCGGCCGCGTCGTAG
- the rnk gene encoding nucleoside diphosphate kinase regulator, translating into MNPMPPILVTHHDRERLERMLERANPESPTALALYDELDRARPVDPHAVPANVVTMNSRARFRERISGKEHELTLVFPQDAGAEGRVSVLTPIGCALLGLSVGQVIDWAGPTGRTLQLELLAVSYQPEAAGDFVS; encoded by the coding sequence ATGAACCCCATGCCCCCCATCCTCGTCACCCACCACGACCGCGAGCGCCTCGAGCGCATGCTGGAGCGCGCCAACCCGGAGAGCCCCACGGCGCTGGCCCTCTACGACGAGCTGGACCGCGCCCGCCCGGTGGACCCGCACGCCGTGCCCGCCAACGTGGTCACCATGAATTCCCGCGCCCGTTTCCGCGAGCGCATCAGCGGCAAGGAGCACGAGCTGACGCTGGTGTTCCCACAGGACGCCGGCGCCGAGGGCCGCGTCTCGGTGCTCACGCCCATCGGCTGCGCGCTGCTGGGGCTGTCCGTGGGTCAGGTGATCGACTGGGCGGGCCCCACCGGGCGCACCCTGCAGCTGGAGCTGCTGGCCGTCTCGTACCAGCCCGAGGCGGCGGGGGACTTCGTCAGCTGA